AAAATCCATGCTGGGATCAATTGCTTTAAGTCCAGCCACTCTTAATTCAGCTTTTTCTAAAACGCGGTATGTACGTTTTTGAGCAGGCATAAATGTATCCTTTTTATTGCTTTAGAGCTAGTTTGCCTTACTAAAGCGGTGTTTTAGTTCAGTAAAATCCTCACAGCTTGGTGTCTAATATAATATAAATACCAGTGTTTCTCACAAAAATTATGGTTTTGTTGATGAAACGCATGAGTTTGTTGATGAACAGAACGATTTTGTTGATGAAACGCATGGGTTTGTTGATGAAACGCATGAGTTTGTTGATGAAACGCATGAGTTTGTTGATGAACAGAACGATTTTGTTGATGAAACGCATGGGTTTGTTGATGATTAGGGACTTCCAAATAAAAAAATGTCCTAAAACTGATGAAAAAACTCTCTCTATTTCTCCTCTCTCTGTGTTCTCTGTGTCTCTGTGGTAGCCTGCGGCAAGCCGCTGACGCTCCTTTGTCGCTACCGCTTCTCTACGAGAGGCTTGTCTGCGACACGCTCCGCGAACGCCAACGCTAATGCGTCTATGTTTATTTGGATAATTTATTTCTTGGAAGTCCCTTAGATATATGAATCTTTGTAGAGACGTTGCATTGCAACGTCTCTACAAAGATTTCGGTTCGGCTATTGCAAATTACCTTTTGAAGAACCTCTATAAAACCACTAAGAGAATCGCGATCGCTAAAAGCTTGTCCGCCTGTTTCTTTAGCTAATCTGGCGTATTCTTGCTGCAAAGTATCTTTAAATTTGCTCTTAGTCGTCCCAAAATAAGTATGAACCTTTACTGTTGCTTGTTGAGCTTTTGCGATCGCTTTATTGGCAGCGATAATATCTTTTTCTTCAGTTTTATCTCCTCCAGCTTCAAGAGCTTCATCTCCTAAATCAAAAATTGCTCGTGCTGCGCCTGGTCGCCAATCAAAATAAATTGAGATATCTTCTACAGTTCGAGCCGCATCTTCCTGCGCTCCCGCATCAGGTAATTATCCCCGCTTTCTAGCTCGTAGTCTCCCTTAGAAACTTGGCACTCTGTCAGGAGATAATCCCGTACTGTCCGATTAAAATTTGTCCCCTTCCAAGTACCTTCGATGCCAAACCAAATCACTCTCAAATTGCAAGGACAACTAGAAGAGGCGGTATTATATAGCGGCGGCGGCAGCATTGCTAAGGTTGAAAGCTTGATCTTTCATTGAAGGGCTAGTATCAATTACGACTACTAAATCCACTGGGTCTCTTGCTGTAGCGCTGTCGATTTTGCAAGGGCGCACTGTGGAAATAATTTGCTGTGTTTGACTCATATCTTTGATATACACTGTGATTAGGTGATGCTGATTCCTGTTATTTTGTCACAGACTAAGAACAAATTTTGCCTCTGATTTTTTTAGAACTAGCCCTTTCAATGTGTAAAAAACAGCAGATTCCGCAAGGTTGCAGGTGTGGCTATGCTATTGGAGTGAGAAATACTTTGCAGCACAAAATCAAAATAGTCCTTACTAGGACAGCTTGGGATTTAAGTGAGATGCAGACACAAGAGAAAATAAAGGCAGTTTAAACGTAAGCTAAAAATAAAATACTTGGGTGCTATGTCGATTCCAGGAATTTCTGAAGCAATAATCCGTCATAACTCCAACGCTTCATCCTACAGTCGTGGTGAAGAATATTACCGCAGGGGTGCGATCGCCGAGCTCAAAAAACGAGGTAATCTGATTCAGGCAGAGATAGAGGGTAGCGAAATTACACCATATCAAGTCAGTATTCGTTTTGATGCAGGTGGAATTACCTCAGCTTGTTGTACCTGTCCTTATGATTATGATGGTTGGTGCAAACATATCGTTGCTACCTTATTAAGCTGTTCGCGTCAATCAGAGATCATTGAAGAACGTCCAACACTAGAACAATTATTAAATCGCCTCGATCTTCTTCAAACTCAGCGATTACTGCAAGAACTGGTGGAAAATAGACCAGAAATAATTGATGATATTGATGAGTTTGTAAGTTTGATAGACTTGCCAAAACCAAAAACTAAACAGTCTTCTACCCGTCAAAGCAAAATTGACACATCACCTTTTCGCTCTCATGTCAAGCGGATTTTGCGGGATGGATTGAAAGAATTAGAGTATGGTTCAGAAGAAGACCCATTTACAGATGATTTACTGGCTGTAATTGAGAAAGTGCGAGAGTTAGCAGAAAATGGAGATGGGAATAATGCGATCGCAATTCTCGAAACTATTACCGAAACTTATGCCCAAGAATGGGACGAGTTGCTAGATTACGGTGGAGACAGTTATTCCATCGCAGAACCTCTTGACAGCGCCTGGACAGAAGCAATTTTGTGTGCAGAAATGTCTACAGGAGAAATACTAGATTTGCAGTTGATGTTGGAATCATGGCAAGACGAAATCAGTGCAGACTTTAGTATGAGTTTAGAAGCATTGCGTCAAGGTTGGGATTATGAACCACTGCAACAAATTATGCAAGGAGATGATACCGCAGAACTTTGGGAAAATGAACGACCAAGCTTTGCTGATGATTTAGCATTGATTCGCTTGCAAATTCTTGAACGTCAAAATCGTTATACAGAGTATTTAAATCTAGCTTTAGCAGAAGAAATGACTCTGCAATACCTGACGCAATTAGCAGCTTTGGGAAGAGTAGAAGAAGCCATGTCTGCGGCTAAAATCCTGATGGAAAAAGCAGAAGAGGGTTTTGCCTTAGCAAAAATATTGCGGGAAGATGGGTATTTGGTTGAAGCGTTAGAAATATGCCAAGCTGGTATCAATTTAACAGGTAACTGTTTATATGAATTTGCTAGTTGGACAAGTGATTTAGCCCAAGGATTAGAAGATAATGCTACTGCCTTAACTGCCAGTATCATTGCTTTTAAAATCAGACCATCGTTTCGAGACTATGGTAAGATTCAAGACTATGCAGGAGAAACTTGGTTGACGGTCAAACAAGATTTACTGCAAACACTACGAGATCAGCCAGATTGGGGAATAAAAGAAGCTCAAGTTGATATTTTCCTCCATGAAGGATTAATTGATGATGCAATTAAAACAGTAGAAAGAGATAGTTACTATGCTTCAGAACTAGTTCATCGAGTCATGGATGCAGCAGTTTCCCATCGTCCAAAGTGGGTAATTGATAACGCTCGCAGACGGGCAGAACCAATAATGGAACAAGGAAAAGCTGACCGTTATGACGCTGCGGTTAATTGGCTCAAAAAAGTAAAAACTGCGTATCTTCAACTAGGACAAAAAGCTGAATGGTCTGCTTATCGCTCACAACTAGAAGCGGCTCATGGACGTAAACGTAAATTAATGGAATTATTTAAAGAACTGAATAAATAGTAGTCTGTCAAGCTAACTTTGACGGGTGAGACACTTCTTAAACATCTCTTTTTTCTCTGACTCTGTGCCCTCTGCGCCTCTGTGGTTCGTTCCTTTACCCTTCAAACTTCACTTAACAGACCAATAGTATGATTAATTTAGCAACTGATACCACAAAATTACAAATACAACTTGCGGATAAATACTTCAAATTACATCCTTCCATACAAAAAATTATCCAGTTATTTTCGGTAATTTATGCACCGATAGACAAAAATTCATTTGTAAGTTGTCTTAGTAAAATTGACGCTTTAGATGAAAACAATAAACCTTGGGTTACTAAAACCCTCAGTTCCCAAATTGATAAATTGTTAAAAGCAGGCTTGTTAATACAGGAAAGCAGGCAAGGTGCTGAATGTCATCCGTTACTCACAGAAATTGCTACTCGCCATGCTGTACAAACCGGACAGTTTGAAACCCTCGTCACAGCAGTAGAGGAGAAGCTACCAATACGTACTCACTGGAACAGAGATTCTCGAATATTCTACAACTTACGCCAGTGTATCAGAGAAATCCGCATTGGTATTTATCGCCAAGACCTTAGTTTTATTAATCAGCAAATTGAAGCTTATCAGAAGTACAGTGATAGCGAAGAAAAAATAGTAATAGAAGATATCTTTGAGCAGATATACAATAATCCATTTGATGCAGATTGGTTTAACACCCTTCCACAAGGATTATATGAAAGTGGTATATCCAGTATCCTCTTCAATTCAGCCTTAAAATTATCTGCTTCTGAAGATGCGTTGATGTTGCTGGAAGAAGAATGTTCTACGCCTGGAAAACATTGCTCAGATTATCTACATCTGATTTTGACAGAACAACTGTTGTTACAGGGTTGTACTCAAGAAGCACAAGAAAGTCTGGGGCGGATATCAAATGAATATCAAAATAACGCTGCGATTTTTTGGGGTTGGTTAAGTTTTCTGCGGGGTGATAATGAACAAGCCATCAAATATTATAAAGATGCCCTGAAAGCCATCAAAAAGGCTACAGGCAAACGCCAAATATATTTCAATACAATTGGGGGCTTATTTTTTATCCTCGCACTTTTAAAAGATGGTTCAGCGCAAAGCCTCCGCGAAGCAGAAGAATATACCAGTTTGATGTCCCGTCAATCAGATCATTGGCTCAGGTTCACTTATGGCAGACTGAAAATGGTATTGCAAGTCCACCAAGGCGATATTACTCAAAAACAATTTGTAGTCAGTGGTCATATTTCTTCCGTGGAAGAAGAAAATAGCTTACAAACCTTGTTTTGTTCGCTATGCCTTTACTGGATGGATGCTGAGAGTGCTAAAAAACGCTTACTTAATTTACTAGAGCCATTGTATCGGCGATCGCTCGCTTCCGGTTATCACTGGTTGGCAATGGAAACCGCAGAACTCCTATCCCGACTCAAACCAAGTAGTAACTATAAACAACTTGCAGAGGCACTGCGAGAAGATAGCAATATCCAAACCATCGTAGACTTAATTCGACCCCAAGAAGCTTGGGAAATGTGCCTTAATGCCCTAGCAAATCTTCAAAAAGAACCACAAACACCAGGAAAACCAGAATCCGAACTGCGTTTAGCATGGTTCATAACCTTCTATCCCAGCAGATGTGTCTTACAACCACGAGAACAAAAAGTTAATGCAAAAGGAGAATGGAGTAAAGGTCGCCCCATAGCCCTCAAGCGTCTAAGTAGTGCATTATCTGAGTTTGATTACATCACCCCCCAAGATATGCGGGTATGTAGTTGTATTGAGGCATATAGCGATGGCTATTACGGCAAAGTGGATTATACCTTCGGTGAAAAAGCCATCTCTGCTTTAATTGGACACCCGTTGGTTTTTTGGGAAGATACACTTACTATCCGTGTAGAAATTGTCAAGGGAGAACCAGAACTACTGGTTAAAAAAGAAAAACTTGGCCGTCTCACTTTGGAATTTTCTCCCAAATTACCAGAATCACAGAATATTCTGCATATCAAAGAAACCCCAACCCGCATCAAAGTCATTGAAATTACTGCCGAACACAGACGCATTGCAGAGATTATTGGTATAGATAATAAATTAAATGTGCCTGCGATCGCAGAGAAACAAGTTTTAGCAGCCATAAATGCCGTTTCTGGAATCGTTACCGTACATTCTGACATTGGTGGCGGTTCAGAAGGTGCAGAAAAAGTACCCGCCCAGACTCTACCCCATATTCATCTTTTACCTGCCAATGCCGGCTTGAAAATCAGCCTTTTGTCACGTCCCTTTGCCCAAGGTGGCCCCTACTACCGTCCTGGTGCAGGTGGTGAAACTGTAATTGCCGAGATTGACGGTAAACGTCTCCAAACCAGACGAAATCTGTCTGAAGAAAAGCAACTTGCCAAAGACGCTGTAGCCGCCTGCGCTACCTTGACTCGAACTGAAGAACAAGATGGTGAATGGATAATAGAACATCTAGAAGACTGTTTAGAACTGCTGCTAGAACTGCAAGAACTAGGAAATAACGTAGTCATAGAATGGCCACAAGGAGAAAAACTGCGTGTTAGCCATAATGCCGACTTGAAAGACTTTAATTTATCAATTCAACGTCAGCAAGACTGGTTTGCAGCCACTGGGGAGTTGAAATTGAATAACGACCTAGTGCTAGATATGCAGCAACTACTAGAACTATTGGAGAAAACCCCCAGCCGTTTTATTCCTCTTGGTGATGGTCAATTTTTGGCTTTAACTCAAGCTTTTCGGAAACGCCTCGACGAATTGCGGATGTTTTCGGAAAAACACAGTAAAGGTATTCGTTTTCACCCCTTGGCAACATTAGGGTTAGAAGATTTTGTCGATGAGGTAGGTAAAGTAAAAGCAGATAAACACTGGAAAACACATATCCAGCGTCTCCATGAGGTGAAAAACCTCCAGCCGGAACTGCCATCTACCCTTCAAGCAGAACTACGTGACTACCAGATGGAAGGTTTTTGTTGGCTGGCGCGGCTAGCACATTGGGGTGTGGGTGCTTGTTTGGCAGACCAAATGGGACTCGGTAAGACCTTGCAAGCATTGGCGGTCATTCTCAGAAATGCCCATGAAGGACCAACCCTAATTATTGCCCCTACTTCTGTATGTATGAATTGGGTGAGTGAAGCGCAGAAGTTTGCTCCAACTCTCAATATTATTCAATTTTCTGGTGCTAACCGCCAAAAATTATTGGATGGTTTACAACCGTTGGATATGTTGGTATGCAGCTATGGTTTATTACAGCAGGAAGAAGTAGCGCAAATGCTTTCTCAGATACAGTGGCAAACTATTGTGCTAGATGAAGCCCAAGCAATTAAAAATATGACCACTAAACGTTCTCAGGCAGCCATGAACCTAAAATCTAATTTTAAGTTGCTGACTACTGGAACTCCGATTGAGAATCACCTGGGTGAGTTGTGGAATTTGTTCCGTTTTATTAATCCTGGGTTATTGGGTTCTTTTGAAAGCTTCAATCAACGCTTTGCTACCCCCATTGAAAAATATCAAGATAAACTTGCACGTAATAAACTCAAAAAACTTATTCAACCATTTCTATTGCGGCGGACAAAAAATCAGGTGTTAGAAGAGTTGCCATCTCGTACCGAAATTCTCCTTCATGTAGAGTTAAGTCAAGAGGAAAAGGCATTCTATGAAGCATTGCGCCGTCAAGCAATATCTAAACTGACCGAAAGTGATGCAGAAGCAGGAAAGAAACATTTGCAGGTTTTAGCTGAGATTATGAAACTGCGTCGCGCTTGCTGTAATCCTAGTTTAGTGATGCCTGGTACTGAATTACCTAGTTCTAAGTTGCAACTTTTTGGTGAGGTGCTAGGTGAACTGCTGGAAAATCGTCATAAAGCGTTAGTGTTTAGTCAGTTTGTTGACCATTTGCATATCATCCGCGATTACCTCGAACAACAAGGTATTAATTATCAATATCTAGATGGCAGTACTTCAGTGGCAGAGCGCAAAAAACGGGTCGATGCGTTCCAAGCTGGTTCAGGGGATGTATTTCTGATTAGTCTCAAAGCAGGGGGGACAGGACTTAATTTAACTGCGGCTGATTATGTGATTCATACAGATCCTTGGTGGAATCCCGCAGTGGAAGACCAAGCCTCAGACCGCGCTCATCGGATTGGGCAACAACGCCCGGTGACAATTTATCGCTTAGTAGCAAAGGATACTATCGAAGAAAAAATTGTGGAATTACATCACCACAAACGAGATTTGGCAGATAGCCTGTTGGAAGGTACCGAGATGAGTGGCAAGATATCAACGGAAGCCTTGTTACAGTTAATTAGTGAAAGTTAGCTGCTTGAAAGAAATTGCGTAGGCGCAGCCCGTCGTAGACATCGCACTTCAACTAAAGAGCATATTCCAGCAATCGTTCCCACTCCCAATGCCAAGCAGTCTCTACTAATATTTCTTTGCCGTTGGTGAATTGAATAAATTCTTGCCCGTTGTCATAAAAAACATCAGCAACTAGACGATTACGCACATCATATCCCCATTTGGAAACTGCGGCATTCCACCACCTTTGACCTGCCGATTGCAATAGTGGTAGTTCCATGTATTCATCACGCCATGCCACAGGTTTCCATTGCTCCTGCAAAGCTCGAATTAAAATAGCGTTTGGAAAAACCTCTCTTTCCTGTTCTTGTAACCACAGTATGTATTCAATTGTTCTTCTCAAAGCATCTTCTAGCCCATAAGTGCAGCCTTCAAGGGCAGTTTGGACTCCATCAAGGGAAAAATTTACCCCAATGGCTACTAATGCTCGTTCGTATTGCTTAAATATCTCATATTCACCTGAATCTTCTGACCAGAACCACACACTTAATACACCTCCTGAACAATTAAGTAAGTTTGCACAATAAAATCATAACTTGTAAATAAAAATGAACTAGCCTATTACCTCTTGCCTTATTGCCTATTGCCTTATTGCCTATTGCCTTATCCCAACGACAATTATTTACGCCAACTTACTTAACTTAAAATGTATTACTATCAACATCGAACAGAAATAATTGACGACCCAAGTATATCCGCAATACAATTATTGTAGTAGAACCTAACGATAGAGTTAATTAAAATAATTTGCCCAGAGAATAAAGACAAGCAATATTAAAGATAATTTGGACAAAAAAATGAACGCTAAAATTATTGCTTTGTTGGGAATTACCGCAGCTTTTGCAAGCTTAGAAAGCCAGGTGTACGCCCAGTCACCAGCATCAAGCTTAAATCCAGGAAAATATAGATTAACAGGTGATTCTCTAGTCGGAATTGATAATAGAACAGCCCAAGATGACTTTGGAAAGTTTTTTGAGCAAACTAATCCAGCAACAATCTCTAACAATAATAGAAGAGACAAGACTCCAGTCAAAATCCACTTTAACGAGACATTATCACAGCCAGATACTTCTGTTTTCTTAACACCCGCTCAGTCTGGCAATGACAACGATGGATTGCAAGTACAGTTAGATTTAGGGAGAGAATAATCAGGTATAAAGTTGGCGCTTTCATGTAGGGTGTGTTGTTGCATAGCGCAACGCACCATTAACAATCCACTGTGCGTTAGCCTACGGCATAACACACCCTACTGGCGTGGCTGATTAAGGAAATAATTGAGGGTTTGAAACCCACAGAGGTGGGTTTTGTCTGTATAGTTGCGATTCCTAACCACCCTTTTAACTAAATCCGCTTTCCTGAGTCGGTAATTCTGCAATCATTTTGCAGTAAAATTAATCGTCTAGATACAGGAGGGCTTTGAGATGACTCGTGTCATCATTGTACGCCACGGTCAAAGTGGTTATAACACCGAGCGGCGTATTCAGGGACGCACTGATGCGTCAACATTAACCGAGAAAGGTCGTAACGATGCAAGTATTGCTGGCAAAGCCCTCAGCAATATTTTATTTAATGCTATTTACAGCAGTCCCCTGCAACGAGCAAAACACACAGCAGATATTATCCATAGTGAGTTAGCTACTCATTCTGAACAATCTGCTGTAATTCAAGTTTCTGATTTGCTACTAGAAATCGACCTTCCTTTATGGGAAGCACTGCTAACTGCTGAAGTTAAGCAAAAATTTGCCGAAGACTATCGCACTTGGCATCAACGCCCAGACGAACTGCGGATGCTGCTAAATGATGCACAGGGAACAAGAGAACATTTTCCTGTTCTTGCTTTATACGAACAAGCGCGGCAGTTTTGGCAAGAAACTTTGTCTCAGCATCAAGGCGAAACTATTCTCATAGTGGGACATAACGGCATTAATCGCGCCCTAATTAGCACAGCCTTGGGAATCCCTGCAAGTCGCTACCATTCCATACAGCAGTCTAACTGTGGCATCAGCGTACTTAATTTTGCTGGAGGATTGGGCGAACCAGTCCAGCTAGAATCTTTAAATCAGACCCAACATACAGGAGAAACTTTACCCTCATTGCGACCAGATCATCAAGGAGTCAGGTTGTTGTTAGTGCGTCACGGCGAAACCGAGTGGAATCGCCAAACCCGGTTTCAAGGACAAATTGATGTCCCCCTCAACGACAACGGTAGACAACAGTCGCAAAAAGCAGGCGAATTTCTTCAAGAGGTAGCGATTGATTTTGCAGTAAGTAGCACAATGCTACGCCCTAAAGAAACAGCCGAAATTATCTTAAAACAGCATCCTAATGTAAAGTTAGACTTGCAAGATGGTTTAAGAGAAATCAGCCACGGACTCTGGGAAGGAAAATTAGAAACAGAAATAGAACAAGAGTTTCCCGGAGAGTTGCAGCGCTGGCGCTTAGTACCCGCCCAAGTGC
The Nostoc punctiforme PCC 73102 genome window above contains:
- a CDS encoding SWIM zinc finger family protein, which translates into the protein MSIPGISEAIIRHNSNASSYSRGEEYYRRGAIAELKKRGNLIQAEIEGSEITPYQVSIRFDAGGITSACCTCPYDYDGWCKHIVATLLSCSRQSEIIEERPTLEQLLNRLDLLQTQRLLQELVENRPEIIDDIDEFVSLIDLPKPKTKQSSTRQSKIDTSPFRSHVKRILRDGLKELEYGSEEDPFTDDLLAVIEKVRELAENGDGNNAIAILETITETYAQEWDELLDYGGDSYSIAEPLDSAWTEAILCAEMSTGEILDLQLMLESWQDEISADFSMSLEALRQGWDYEPLQQIMQGDDTAELWENERPSFADDLALIRLQILERQNRYTEYLNLALAEEMTLQYLTQLAALGRVEEAMSAAKILMEKAEEGFALAKILREDGYLVEALEICQAGINLTGNCLYEFASWTSDLAQGLEDNATALTASIIAFKIRPSFRDYGKIQDYAGETWLTVKQDLLQTLRDQPDWGIKEAQVDIFLHEGLIDDAIKTVERDSYYASELVHRVMDAAVSHRPKWVIDNARRRAEPIMEQGKADRYDAAVNWLKKVKTAYLQLGQKAEWSAYRSQLEAAHGRKRKLMELFKELNK
- a CDS encoding DEAD/DEAH box helicase — protein: MINLATDTTKLQIQLADKYFKLHPSIQKIIQLFSVIYAPIDKNSFVSCLSKIDALDENNKPWVTKTLSSQIDKLLKAGLLIQESRQGAECHPLLTEIATRHAVQTGQFETLVTAVEEKLPIRTHWNRDSRIFYNLRQCIREIRIGIYRQDLSFINQQIEAYQKYSDSEEKIVIEDIFEQIYNNPFDADWFNTLPQGLYESGISSILFNSALKLSASEDALMLLEEECSTPGKHCSDYLHLILTEQLLLQGCTQEAQESLGRISNEYQNNAAIFWGWLSFLRGDNEQAIKYYKDALKAIKKATGKRQIYFNTIGGLFFILALLKDGSAQSLREAEEYTSLMSRQSDHWLRFTYGRLKMVLQVHQGDITQKQFVVSGHISSVEEENSLQTLFCSLCLYWMDAESAKKRLLNLLEPLYRRSLASGYHWLAMETAELLSRLKPSSNYKQLAEALREDSNIQTIVDLIRPQEAWEMCLNALANLQKEPQTPGKPESELRLAWFITFYPSRCVLQPREQKVNAKGEWSKGRPIALKRLSSALSEFDYITPQDMRVCSCIEAYSDGYYGKVDYTFGEKAISALIGHPLVFWEDTLTIRVEIVKGEPELLVKKEKLGRLTLEFSPKLPESQNILHIKETPTRIKVIEITAEHRRIAEIIGIDNKLNVPAIAEKQVLAAINAVSGIVTVHSDIGGGSEGAEKVPAQTLPHIHLLPANAGLKISLLSRPFAQGGPYYRPGAGGETVIAEIDGKRLQTRRNLSEEKQLAKDAVAACATLTRTEEQDGEWIIEHLEDCLELLLELQELGNNVVIEWPQGEKLRVSHNADLKDFNLSIQRQQDWFAATGELKLNNDLVLDMQQLLELLEKTPSRFIPLGDGQFLALTQAFRKRLDELRMFSEKHSKGIRFHPLATLGLEDFVDEVGKVKADKHWKTHIQRLHEVKNLQPELPSTLQAELRDYQMEGFCWLARLAHWGVGACLADQMGLGKTLQALAVILRNAHEGPTLIIAPTSVCMNWVSEAQKFAPTLNIIQFSGANRQKLLDGLQPLDMLVCSYGLLQQEEVAQMLSQIQWQTIVLDEAQAIKNMTTKRSQAAMNLKSNFKLLTTGTPIENHLGELWNLFRFINPGLLGSFESFNQRFATPIEKYQDKLARNKLKKLIQPFLLRRTKNQVLEELPSRTEILLHVELSQEEKAFYEALRRQAISKLTESDAEAGKKHLQVLAEIMKLRRACCNPSLVMPGTELPSSKLQLFGEVLGELLENRHKALVFSQFVDHLHIIRDYLEQQGINYQYLDGSTSVAERKKRVDAFQAGSGDVFLISLKAGGTGLNLTAADYVIHTDPWWNPAVEDQASDRAHRIGQQRPVTIYRLVAKDTIEEKIVELHHHKRDLADSLLEGTEMSGKISTEALLQLISES
- a CDS encoding histidine phosphatase family protein, with the protein product MTRVIIVRHGQSGYNTERRIQGRTDASTLTEKGRNDASIAGKALSNILFNAIYSSPLQRAKHTADIIHSELATHSEQSAVIQVSDLLLEIDLPLWEALLTAEVKQKFAEDYRTWHQRPDELRMLLNDAQGTREHFPVLALYEQARQFWQETLSQHQGETILIVGHNGINRALISTALGIPASRYHSIQQSNCGISVLNFAGGLGEPVQLESLNQTQHTGETLPSLRPDHQGVRLLLVRHGETEWNRQTRFQGQIDVPLNDNGRQQSQKAGEFLQEVAIDFAVSSTMLRPKETAEIILKQHPNVKLDLQDGLREISHGLWEGKLETEIEQEFPGELQRWRLVPAQVQMPEGENLQEVWERSVAAWQSIVEAALTNQFKTVLVVAHDATNKTLLCHILGLSLENFWNFRQGNGAVSVIDYPSGIGGLPVLQAMNITAHFGGGVLDKTAAGAL